The Papaver somniferum cultivar HN1 chromosome 6, ASM357369v1, whole genome shotgun sequence genome segment aaattggtAGGAACTAGGGAGTTAATAATTAAATAAGTTTATCATGCACTATTTTATTGCAATCTAAGTCTCATCAAGTAATTTCTGGTTACTTTTATGttttcttgtgatcaattacttctttaacaatattctcttCTCTTTTCTGGGTAGACAATGACTTCCATTAACAAATGGTTCAAGCCTGATTAATAACAGTGATTTGTTGAGTTACTAGTGTCACAATGTCAAGGTTACCTCAATATTGATTGTTATTTCTGCGTTAATGAGCAATAAGTAATTTAAAACGAACAGTTTTGCTATCACACATTCAAACACATAAACAATACAGTAAACATGTACCTTTAAACTGGTCAGATCTCTCGTATTTATTTTCATGCATCTTCACAATAGCGTATCGTGTGCTCAACATATAATAATGTTTGACGAGATCAGTTAGCTATACCTATTTCCACTATTGGTTATAACAGCAAAGACTCGGACAATGAGAAAACGAGAAGAACAGATTCCACCAACAAGCATCGACTGTTGTACATATAGGTATGTCGACCATGGAAGTTGGAACATGAGTTGTCAGTGAGAAATGTCTCATAATACAATTGTACAAAAAGTAATATTCACAATTCCTTTGTTCTGCTCCCTACACCACTCGTTATAAGCGCGTACTACCATAACTAGCTTCAAGGTTTGATTGATTAACATGCATAATGGTCCTAATGATGGGAAATAGAGAAGCAGTACGCACCTTCTTGTTTGCTTTAAGCTTGTTAGCTAGCAGATCATTTGTATGGTTATTAGCATTCGGGCATTCTTAACCAGACAGATCAAGCCTCATTTGGTTGGtagttttcttttttatctttgcAACATCAAAATGACATTTAGTTTGACAgtaatagacaatatatttagaGATATATATTTAGAGTAATAACCAAGATATTAGGAGATATTTGGTTACCATATTATTCTGGGTATACCAGATTTCCTGTAATACTGCAACCATATTTATATGGGTTATGGAATAATAACAAACTAAGGATTGTTCTCCATTATGGTATCAGACACCATAACCGATCcaccttcttccccttcttctaaAAATTAATCACCATCATCGATGGCAAGTGATAAGAAAGCATCCTTACATCCGGCGTTTGCCGTTTCTAACATCAAAATATTGATCCCAATCAATCTAGACATCAAACAAGATGAATATTCATCATGGGTCTCATtgtttcaacttcatcttcaagctCACAACCTCATGTTTCTCATTGACAACTCTACTACAACACCAGATCTAGACCCTGCAACTATTCTGCCACTCGATGCTCTTTGTTGTCAATGGATGTTTTCCACCATGAACAAAGACCTAATGCTCAACATACTAAAAACCGGCAAGAAAACTGCGGAAGAATTATGGACTCATCTCAAAAACCTATTTCAAGACAACAAAGGAAGTCGTGCCGCAAGTCTTGAAAGTAAGTTTGTAAACCTAAGATTTGTTGATTGTAACAATATTGATGATTATTGTGACAAGTTACAGGCACTTTCACATCGCTTACGTGACCTTGAATTTCCAATGGATGACAAACGATTGGTCATTCAACTTGTCAATGGACTTCCAGAGGAATACAATACCGTTGCTTCTCTTATCCAAAAATCGATGCCATCCTTTGATACTGCTCGATCTCAACTTCGAACTGAGGAGATCCGACGTGAACAGCAATCCCAGGCCAACCCCCACACCGCCCTTGTTGCTGCTAATCATCATCGTCCTCCATCGAATTCTTCACGACAGCACAACAGCTTTCCCTCCGGTTCTGATGCCCATCGTTCCTCTTCACGAACTGATGCTCAGCAGCGCTTCCTTAATGCACCATTGCTACCCACTCCAGCCGGCCCAAGACCGCATCAGTCCGACCACTACAGCCGCAACGATAACTATTGGGCTTACCCACCAAGCCTATACCCATCTTCCCCCCACTGGGCTTCCCCATCTTACCATCCCGGACGATCACCACAGCACTTCCCTGGACGTGGCCGAGGGCGTCAGCCAGCCGGCCGTGGTCGGGGGCGCGGAACATCGTCGTTCCATTCACTACATGCGTATATTACTCCCACTACGGAATATCTACAACCATCGGATATAGCTGAAGCATACAGCTCCTTGAGTATTCGACAACCTGATGATGATTTCTATATGGACACTGGCGCAACCTCGCACATCACCTCGGATCCAGGTAACCTGCATAATTGTTTTCCTTCGAGCATTGTACGATCTATTTTAGTTGGAAATGGCAGTAGCATTCCGGTAACTGCTTGTGGTTCTAAGTTCATCAATCTTCCTTCTCACACCCTTCACCTCAAAGACACTCTTGTCGTTCCTTCCATCATCAAAAACTTAATCTCTGTTCGTAAATTtaccactgataatcatgtgtccaTTGAATTTGACCCTTATGGTTTTTCTGCGAAGGACTTGAATTCGAGGAAGACTATTCTCCGATGTGACAGTTCTGGAGAACTCTATCCCATCACTATATCTGCCGTGCAATCCTCCCTCTCATCACCATCTCACTAATTTTCCCTTGCTGTCTGCTCCTCTGACGTGTGGCACAGTCGCCTAGGTCACCCTGGCAAGGAGGTCTTCGATGCTTTACGCACGAAATCTTTTATTAAATGTAATAAGGATTTTTCCTCCAGTCAAACATGTTCGTCTTCCATTTCATGAATCTCATTCTACTAGTGTTGCTCCTTTTGATATAattcatagtgatttatggacATCACCATTAAACTGATGCACATGTTATTCGTTCTATGTGGATTTTTTGCCACAAATTTCATGCTGACGGTTCCTTGCAGCGTCACAAGGCACGCCTAGTTGCAAATGGTAAGTCCCAACAAATTGGTGTTGATTGTTTTGAAACGTTTAGTTTGCTTGTCAAAAAAACGACTATTCGTACAGTGCTTAATATTGTCGTTTCTCGTTCTTGGCATATACATCAAATGTATGTCAAGAATGCGTTTCTCCACGGGGATTTGACAGAGACAGTTTATATGCATCATCCTCCGGGCTTTGTTGATCCTGCACACCCTGATTATGTATGTCGCCTTCATCATTCTCTTTATGGTCTAAAGCAGGCTCCTCGTGCATGGTTCAGCGATTTTCCAATTCCATTACCAATTGTGGTTTTCGGGGTAGTATATGTGATCCCTCTCTCTTCATCTACCAATCCAGATCTGAGATGGCATACTTActtttatatgttgatgacatcatTTTGACAGCAAATACTGATCATATTCTTGGAAAGTTTATTACATTGATGAAACGAGAGTTTGCCATGACTGATCTTGGCCCGTTGCATCATTTTTTGGGTATTTCTGTTAAACGTTCATCTTCATGCCTCTACTTGTCTCAGTCAGTTTACGTAAAGGAAATCATTGTACGTGCACCCATGATAAACTCTAATCCTGTGGCCATACCAGTTGATACTAATTCGAAACTAAGTGCAACCTGTCCGGTTATCGAGGATCCTACTTTATACCGAAGCCTGGTTGGGGCTCTTCAATACCTTACtttcactagacttgacatttctTATGCAGTTCAGAAGGTATGTTTATTTATGTATGACCCTAGGGATTCTCACATGCAGGCACTTAAGCGGATCCTTCGCTATATTCAAGGTACTCTTGAGCATGGCTTGTTCGTGTCTGCTACTACACTCACTGGATTAACTGCTTACTCTGACGCTGATTGGGCTAGGTTACCGGATTTCCGTCGATCCACTTCCGGATTCTGCATATTTCTAGGTGATAACCTGGTTTCCTGGTCTTCTAAGCGTCAGGCAAGTGTCTCTCGCTCAAGTGCTGAGGTTGAATATCGGGGAGTGGACAATGTTGTTACAGAGACTACTTGGCTTCGCAACTTACTTCTTGAGCTTCATCTACCTCTACGACGTGCCACCATTGTATACTGTGATAACATCAGTGCCGTGTTTATGTTTGGTGATCCTGTTCAATATCAACGcaccaaacatgtggagattgatataCATTTTCTTCGTGATCGCGTTCGTATTGGTGATATTCACGTACTACACATCCCCTCGGAAAATCAATATGCTGATATTTTTACCAAGGGCCTTCTACGACAGCTGTTTACTCGTTTTCGTGCTAGTCTGAGCGTCTGCTCTTCTCCCGCTCTGACTAAGGGGGTATAACAGATTAGATATTATACTCTCATTATCTTATTTCCTTTCTTAGTATTATTCTCTAATTACTGTGAGATATTCATTGATATTGTTTTGAATATAATAACGAGTGAAAGAAGGGAAAGGTCTCATGGGAGTTTAACCATTATCCAAGACTTTTGATGTGAACAACTcatgagaaaaagaaaatcatattGAGACAAAACGTAAGAGAGAAAATATGGATGTCTCAATGGCGGAGAAGAAAGAGACTTCGTGAATAATGGTAACAAATTAATATACTGTAAAATTTTGTGAAATAAATGAGGAAGATATTCTCCGAATAACATCCgcccacaaaaagaaagaaaaaataaaaaaaactgatACCCTTAAATAGCGCCCATAAAAACGCTACGACTAATGACACAttattaaaggaagtacattttttttaaaaatcttaATAATACTTAACAGATAAGATGAAAATGTAAAATTCAAATTCAGTCTAAAACTAGGATTTTAATAATAATTACATTTCAAATTCAGTCCAAAAATTGTAGTTTgggctataaatatatatcattTTAATGATGGGTTTCTAAAGAAAAGAGGAACTTTGGTTTCACACAAGTTTCCACTTTTGAAAAACACGGAGTTTTTAAATattttgatctatttttaaaGCAGGCTATAAATCTTTTTGTTAATATATTATATGATATTTTAAAAAAATGTGGTTTTTGCAAATATGCATATTTCACGGGCCTTTTTAATCCGGCATTTTTTTAATATACATTTCTACCTTTAATTTTGATTAAAAATTACATGATATAATAGAGCTTAGTATTTAAAATAGCATAACTTAGTAATTTATTAGTCTCCTACCAAGAATACCCCTTTTCTTTAATTAGTAAGATAAGTGCGAGTAAGCAAGTAGACCTCTAAAACAGATAACACCAACCCCAAATACTTAAGTTCAAGTTGCGCTAATGCCAAGTTTAATTAATTAAGTTGTTGGAGTACACATTATGAAAAGTGACGACGTCTATGATATTCTTTTAATTATGGCAACAAGATTCATCTTTTTGCCAACTGGAAGTGATATGGAAACGGCACTGGTAAAATACAAGCAAATCGTGAGTGACTTACAAAAAAgatatttgattacttgaaagttgtTAATCGATAACAAAACGAGACAACAAGATTGCTCGGATACATTAATTTTAGATACCAAAACGAGACAACAAGGTTGCTCGGATACATTAATTTTAGATACATGTTGATCATAGGTGGTCTAATCGACATTACAAGTTAGCATCAcatagaaaaagaagaagaaattaacttAGCCCCTATAAGAAATCCTGGCTCCACCCCCGACCATAGCTGCTTTTTCGCCACTTGGGTCCTCGATCAGTAGTCGTTTATCTTGGTATTTTTGATGGAGCACATAGTCGACTCACAGAACAGTCTTTGGGTAGATTAATTGTGAGCAGCAGTTTTCGGGTAGATTAATTGTTGCAGTTTAGGCGAGAAAGAGACCCTTTATAGGCTAAGGTTGTCGAGGAAAAATACGAGTTGGCTAGGAGAACTAATCTACAAAGTGGCAATGATTTCTTCAAGAACACTAAATTTAAAATTGGTAAAGGGGATAAATTTAGATTTTGTTCTACGTCTTTTCCAAGATTATTTATTTTGTCTAAAAATTCTTCTTTGAATCAATTGTATGTCTCTGACGGGTCCGGTTATCATTGGACCTTAGACATCTCTAGAAGAAGATTGTATGACGTCGAGATCAGCGAGTTCATTTCTTTGATGCCTATTCTAAATTCTATTATTTTCAATCCTGACGAAAAAGACAAGTTGGCTTGGATGGGCGACACTTCGGGCATGTTCACGATGAAATCAACTTATTGTATTGATCATTGTGCAGCCAATTTATCGGCTTTCCGTCATAAGAAGATTTGGTCACGAGCTTGGACTCGCAAAATTGGTTTCTTTCTTTGGCAATTAGTGTTGGAAAAGCTTCTCACTATTGACAACCTTCAAAGAAGGAATTGTGCTCTTGTGAATAATGCTAATAGTCACTCTACTATTCTCTGTAGCTTGTGTAACCAAGTAAGTGAAATAGGAAACCATCTCTTTTGGGATTGCAGCTTCACTAAGAAAATCCGGGAGTTCTTTTTCTGGCAAGCTAACCAACAATGCCCTCGTTTCTCTTCCCTCTTAAACGTATTCAAGAATTTGAGATCTTACAATCTTACTAATATCGGTGGTAAAGAAATATGGAAGAGAGTCCCTGCTAGTATTTTTTGGAATGTGTGGTTGGAGCGAGACGCCAGAGTTTTCAATGGTAGGAAGGAATTAATTCCATGATCACTGACTCGAAAGTTAATGCGTTCCACTGGGCTTCTACTTCTCATAATTTATCCGGGATTCAACTTGATGATGTCATTGTTAATTGGAAAGGGTTATTCTTTGATCCTCCATAGTTTTTATCTTAATTTGTGGGTTTCCATGCCTGTTTTTCTTCCCCTGTCAATGTTCGGTGGCTGTAGCTTCGCTACTTTGTAAATTGCCTTTCTTCTTAATATATTTTCTTTGCCGATGAAAAGAAGGGTAATTTTCGCTACTTTCCCAagtgaagatcataatttgagttacctcacATACAGAAATTAAATTAGCATAACCTCCTCCTTTCAAGAATTCCGTCCAAAAGCAGTTAGCTGAGTCACCATTTGTATACAGCTGGACAAAAGTAAATACGTGGGACTTAGCTTCCCAAAATACCCTCATCTTCGTCATTTTTATTCTTCCCTGTAAGAATCATAAAAAACATCTAAGGTTTATTCAATCCACCAATCCTGATGATGAATCTTGGCTCAAAttgaacaacatcatcatcttatAAACCAGAGAACAACAACTACGCCTACACATATTTAATGTCCTACACAGATTCAATCAACTCATCCTACACAGATTCAATCATACGCAAACCATTCTCGGATTCACTCTCCTATACAGATCGAACCCATCAATTGTTCTCTATTGAACTCAAATACACCTCATATCCATgaaaatcaaaaacaacaatatcttcaatttctattacagatcgaaaccctaatttaatttaCCTATTCAATCACCACCATCGCAACACAGAGAACTTGACTCGAAGTGAACCCATGTCTTGATTCACTCTCTGCATCGTCTCTATCTCAATTTCATCTGTGAATCTATCAATTAACCTTGAttatcaccaacaacaacactcGTTCTTTAATTATGCTATTATGCATTATTACTGAAACCTACAACCCAACCATCTAATTCATTGTATTTCTTCTCATTAGTAGCAGATTCATTATCGAACTTCAACAGAAGTATTCAAAAGGGATATGTCGAATTTAGGGGTTTGGTTTACTCGAGAATCTGAATTTAGGGGTTTGTGCTGCATTGGAGGAGAAGATGATAGGGTTTTGCTGTGAATCGAAGAACTGAAATCGAATTGAGGGTTTGAGTTGTTTTGTTGACAAGGGTTTTGAGTTTTGAGACAGGGAAGAGGTATTGCTATCGCCGATTGCAAACATGGGTTCTGCTGAGATACTTGAAATCAAATAGGTGTTgaattgaatttcaaaaattagaAATTGGGTTGTTGTTGTTCGAAGAGAAGATAGATTATTTTCGAGTTGCAGTTGGTGATGGGAACTAGTGGTGTTGCTTAAGATCTGATGATGGAGGTGGTTATGAATCTGTTGAATCTGAGAATAGCAGTGTGAAATTGTGAAGATGTTGCTGTCAAAAGGAAGACTGAATGGTCTTGCTGCAGTAGCAGAATGATTGAACTTCTTAGATGTATAATTATCTTGGTGTTACTGAAACTGGATCGAACTCTAGCATCATTAGCTGCTGCAAGAGAAATTAAAAAGATATCTCAGGTAGAAGATGAGGGTAATGTTGTCATTTCACTTGACTTATAATGGATCTGCCACGTGTTCACATCTTGCGTTGCAAATAACAGAATCTTTTGACGAATTCTTGATTAGAAGAGATTATGCTAATTTAATTCCTGTAAGGGAGGTAAATCAAAATATGATCCTCATCAGAGGAGGTAACGCAAAAAAGAACCACTGACTCGGCTGGAGCACCCTAACAATATTTCCACACAAAATGGGGAATTACAAACAAACGTAATTATCATTTATTTTCATAAGCGGTTTTTTTTATCTAGTACATATGATAAAAATCAATTATTGATATTAGAAATgataaaaaaacaataaaaagataTGAGAGATAATGTTTCTTGTATTAGAAAAGGTAAAGTTTGTATTTGTAtagagaaaaattcaaaaaattcatgAACAATTATCTTCTCAAATACAACTATACATTCTCtctcataattttttattatttttatcattTCTCATACCAATAATTGATTATTATCTTGTGCATAGATGCACAGAAAACCCTTCGTAAACTAATCAtcgtttttaataaaataaatttaatcatcaaaaacaCTCCAT includes the following:
- the LOC113286550 gene encoding uncharacterized protein LOC113286550; translation: MAYLLLYVDDIILTANTDHILGKFITLMKREFAMTDLGPLHHFLGISVKRSSSCLYLSQSVYVKEIIVRAPMINSNPVAIPVDTNSKLSATCPVIEDPTLYRSLVGALQYLTFTRLDISYAVQKVCLFMYDPRDSHMQALKRILRYIQGTLEHGLFVSATTLTGLTAYSDADWARLPDFRRSTSGFCIFLGDNLVSWSSKRQASVSRSSAEVEYRGVDNVVTETTWLRNLLLELHLPLRRATIVYCDNISAVFMFGDPVQYQRTKHVEIDIHFLRDRVRIGDIHVLHIPSENQYADIFTKGLLRQLFTRFRASLSVCSSPALTKGV